From the genome of Longispora fulva:
TTGGCGGGGGCCTCGACTACACCGGCGGGGTGCGTGACGAGGCCGGTGACCTCCAGGCCGCCGAGGGCCTCGGCGACCGCAGCCAGGTACCGGTCCTGCGAGTAGGCCGCGCCGGCCAGCGTGGGCGCCGCGGCGGTGCTGGCGCTCACCACCACCGTCGGATTCTCCACCGGGGTACGCGGTCGGGGCGCGCTCGCCGTCGGCGCCAGCGGGCCGACGAGCCTCACCGGCGCGGGCAGCTCCGCGACACCGGCGAACCGGGGCGTGGTGGGGATCAGGTGCAGCCACGGCGAGAGGCGGCCGAGCAGGTTGTGCCCGTCGTCGGGCAGCCCGAGCGCTTTCAGGGTGGTCTGCGGCGCGAACGCGTCGACGGCGTGGGCGGGGATGAAGTGCCGGTAGGCGTCGGGCTCCGGCACCGGGCTGCAGCACAGTGACACCCACGGCAGCCCGAGCAGCTCCGCGGCGAGGCCGCCTCCGGGCATCATCACGTCGGCGACTATCAGGTCCGCGCGGTGCTCCCGGGCATGGTCGGCGATGTCGCGGGTCATGTCCTCGACGTCGCCGAGGAACAGGTGTCGGAACAGGGTCCCGCCGTCGGCGGAGAACACCAGCGCGGCCGGCAGGGGGCCGCCCAGCCGCCACCGGCCGGTCGGCGACCCGGCGAAGACGGCGACGTCGTGCCCCTGGGCGCGCAGCTGGGCCCCGAGCGCCGCCATCGGCTCGGTGTGGCCCGGCGGGTGGAATGGGACGAGCAGGATCCTGGTCATGACCGCCACGCGTCCTCGGTCTCCAGCCGCTCCCGGACCCGCAGGACACCTTCGGGGGTACCGATGTCGAAGAACTCGCCGTCCGTGAAGGGCAACGCGCGCACCGTCAGCCCTGCGGCCACGGCGGCGACGAACACGTCGGTGAGCACCAGCTCGCCCTGACCGGGGCGCGCGGATCCGACGACGTCGTGCAGCAGCCGGGTGAAGGCCGGCGACCAGACCGCGATGCCCCACGTGTTCTCGGCCGGCGGGTGTTCCGGTTTGTCCACGATCGCCAGCACCCGGTGGGTGCCGGGTTCGATGACGACCGGGGCCAGGGCCCGCGGGTTCTCCGTCGGGAACACCCCGAGGCTCAGGTCGGCGCGGTGCCGGTCGTGGAACTCCAGCAGCCGCGCGTAGCAGTCGTCCGGGGTGAAGACGGTGTCCGCCATGCCCATGCACACTGTGCCGTCGGCGACGAACGGGTACGCCAGGTCCAGCGCGTGCGGCAGGCCCAGCGGCTCCTCCTGGCACACGTAGCCGAGGTCGAGGCCGAGGTGGCGTCCCGAGCCGAGGTAACGCAGGAGTTCGGTCTTCTCCGGCGACAGGACGAGCACCGCGCTGTCGACCCCGGCCCGACCCATGGCGCCGAGCACGTGTTCCACGGCGGCCTTCGGCAGCGGTCTGCCGTCGACCGTGCGGTAGCCGACCTGGATGAGTTCCTTCGGCGCCCGGTAGGGGCGCAGTCGCGAGCCCGTGCCGGCGGCGGGTACGACGCCGAACCGCCTGCTGGTCATGCGCATCTCCCCTGGTGGTCGTCACGCGGCGAAGCGCCTGCTAACCCGGCGTTGACGGCAACGTATTGATGGGTTGCTGTGTTTTTGCTGCGGTGGCGTTGCGGTGCCGATCGAAGCTGCTGACATCGCCGTATCGACATGTCTAGGCTTCCTCTCGCCGGTCCAGGCGTAGTGGAGGGCGAGCCAGATGGCGGAAGTGGTACTGCGCTGCGACGGGTTGCGCAAAAGATTCGGTGACCTGGTCGCTGTGGACGACCTGAGCTTCACCATCACCGAGGGCGAGACGTACGGCCTGCTCGGCCCCAACGGGGCGGGGAAGACCACGAGCATCTCGATGATGGTGGGGGTACTCGCCCGCGACGCCGGCGCGGTGACGATCGACGGCGAACCCGTCGACGTGCACCGCACGGCCGTCAAGCGCCTGATCGGCTACGTGCCGCAGCAGATGGCGCTGTACCCCGACCTGACCGCCGCGGAGAACCTGCGCTTCTTCGGCCGGCTCTACGGGCTGTCCGGCGCCGCGCTGCGCCAACGGGTCGCGGAGGTGCTCGACGTCGTCGGCCTCGCCGACCGCGCGAAGGAACGGGTCTTCAAGTTCTCCGGCGGCATGGCGCGCCGGCTGCACATCGGCGCCGGCCTGCTCCACCGGCCCCGGCTCCTCGTTCTCGACGAGCCGACCGCCGGCGTCGACCCGCAGAGCCGCAACGCGATCCTGGACAGTGTCCAGCAGCTCGCCGGCACAGGGGTCGCCGTCCTCTACACCACGCACTACATCGAGGAAGCCGAGCGGCTGTGCGACCGGGTCGGCATCATCGACGGCGGCCGGCTGCGGGCCGAGGGCACCCGCCGCGAGCTGATCACCATGGTGGGCGGCCACGACGAGGTCCGCCTCGGGGTCGACGGCGACCTCGCCGCCATCACCAAGGCCCTGGCCATGCTGCCCGGGGTGTCGCACGTGGACGCGAAGGACTCGGGGATCCAACTGCTGGCCATCGAGGCCGGGTCGCTGCTGCCCGACATCCTCGGCGCCGCCGGCCGCGCCGGGGCCGTCATCCGGTCCGTCGAGGTCACCGAACCCAACCTGGAGGCCGTCTTCCTCCACCTCACCGGGAAGGCGTTGCGAGACTGATGCGGGCAGCGTTCATCATCGCCGGCAAGGACCTGCGCCAGCACCTGCGCAACACCACGATGCTGCTGTTCGCCCTCGTGCTGCCGTTGGGGCTGGCGTTCCTGTTCGGCAGCGTGCTCAACGACGCCGGCAGCGGGTTCCACGCCCGGTTCGTCGTGGCCGACGAGGACCACGGGCCGTCGGCCACCGCGTTCATCGACGGCACCCTCGTCGCGGTCGCAAAGGCCTCCACCGTCGACATCCAGCACGTCGACACCGCCACGGAGGCCGCCCGACGCGTCGGCAGCGGCAAGGTCGACGCCGCGTTCGTGATCCCGGCCGGATTCTCCGCCGACACCGCCGCCGGGCGCACAGCCACCCTGCGCGTGATCGGCGGGGCCGGCTCGGAGATCGCCTCCTACATGGCGCGCGAGGTCGCCCAGGCGTACGCCGCCGACGTGCGCAGCGGACAGCTCGCCGTGGCGGTGACCCGGGCGGGCGGCGTCGAGGTCGGCGACCCGCAACAGCTCGCCGGCCGGACGCAGGCCACCCAGCCGGAGCTGACGCTGCGCACGGAGGTCACGGCCTACCGCAAGGAACTGGGCACCAGCACCTACTACGCCGCGGGCTCCGCGGTGTTCTTCCTGTTCTTCGTGGCCATGCTCAGCATCAACGGCATCCTGCTCGAACGCGGCAACGCCACCATGACCCGGCTCGTGGTCGCACCGGTGCCGCGGCCGGCGATCCTGACCGGCAAGCTGCTCAGCGGCGTCATCATAGGCCTGATCGCGATGACGGTCCTGGTGGCCACCTCCACGCTGCTGCTCGGCGCCGACTGGGGCGACCCACTCGGGGTCGCCCTGCTGATCGTGTCGCTGGTGCTGGCGTCGACCGGCCTGATGGCGCTGATCGCCTCGGTCGCGCACTCCAGCGAGCACGGCACCAACTGGATGTCCGGCGTGACGGTGCTGCTGGGCATCTTCGGCGGCTCGTTCACACCGAAGGCGCACCTCGGGCCGCTGGCCTGGCTCGGCTACCTGACCCCGCACCGCTGGTTCCTCACCGGCCTGTCCGACCTCGCCGGCGACGGCCTGCGGGGCGCCGTCGTGCCGGTGCTCGTCCTCCTCGGCGTGGCCGCCGCGACCTTCGGGCTGACCCTGCTGCGCGTCGGAAAGGTGCTGAGCGCGTGATGACGGTGCTGACGATCGCCGGGGTGCAGCTCCGACGCCTGTTCCGCTACAAGTTCAACATCTTCTGGGTGGTCATCGCGCCGCTGCTGTTCGTCTTCATGCTCGGGATCATGCTCAATGGCGGCCACACCCCGAAGCTGGGCCTGGTCGTCACCGGCGACGGGCCGATGACCCAGCGGCTGACCGCCGCGCTGCGCACCGACGGGCGGTTCTCCGTCGAGCAACGCGACAGCACCGAGCAGCTGCGCTCCGACGTGGAACACGGCATCCTGCACGCCGGCCTCGTGATCCCCACCGGCCTCGACGACCAGCTGCGCTCCGGCAGCCCGGCCCAGGTGACCTTCGTGGCCCGCCCCAACGACCCGTTCGCCAGCGACCTGGCGGTGTGGGCGCAGTCCGTGGTCAACCAGCAGTCGGCGCTGGCCCGTGCCGCCCGGGTCGCCACCGCCGAGGGTGCCGCGACGTTCCCGCAGAACCTGGACCGCGCGATGACCATCGACGTCGCCGGCGTCACCGTGGCCACCAGCACCGCGGGGAAGGCCACGTTCCCGACCGGGCTCAACCCGTTCGCGTTGATGGCCCCGTCCA
Proteins encoded in this window:
- a CDS encoding glycosyltransferase, with protein sequence MTRILLVPFHPPGHTEPMAALGAQLRAQGHDVAVFAGSPTGRWRLGGPLPAALVFSADGGTLFRHLFLGDVEDMTRDIADHAREHRADLIVADVMMPGGGLAAELLGLPWVSLCCSPVPEPDAYRHFIPAHAVDAFAPQTTLKALGLPDDGHNLLGRLSPWLHLIPTTPRFAGVAELPAPVRLVGPLAPTASAPRPRTPVENPTVVVSASTAAAPTLAGAAYSQDRYLAAVAEALGGLEVTGLVTHPAGVVEAPANVRFLGPTPHDPLFDQAAAVVTHAGWGTVSRALVRGLPLVLVPIANDQHHIADRCAELGLGITLPADRVTAADLRAAVRAVLEEPGYRAAAAEFAAESRALAPLPTAAALISSTHALDAVRKG
- a CDS encoding ABC transporter ATP-binding protein, which translates into the protein MAEVVLRCDGLRKRFGDLVAVDDLSFTITEGETYGLLGPNGAGKTTSISMMVGVLARDAGAVTIDGEPVDVHRTAVKRLIGYVPQQMALYPDLTAAENLRFFGRLYGLSGAALRQRVAEVLDVVGLADRAKERVFKFSGGMARRLHIGAGLLHRPRLLVLDEPTAGVDPQSRNAILDSVQQLAGTGVAVLYTTHYIEEAERLCDRVGIIDGGRLRAEGTRRELITMVGGHDEVRLGVDGDLAAITKALAMLPGVSHVDAKDSGIQLLAIEAGSLLPDILGAAGRAGAVIRSVEVTEPNLEAVFLHLTGKALRD
- a CDS encoding sugar phosphate nucleotidyltransferase, with the protein product MTSRRFGVVPAAGTGSRLRPYRAPKELIQVGYRTVDGRPLPKAAVEHVLGAMGRAGVDSAVLVLSPEKTELLRYLGSGRHLGLDLGYVCQEEPLGLPHALDLAYPFVADGTVCMGMADTVFTPDDCYARLLEFHDRHRADLSLGVFPTENPRALAPVVIEPGTHRVLAIVDKPEHPPAENTWGIAVWSPAFTRLLHDVVGSARPGQGELVLTDVFVAAVAAGLTVRALPFTDGEFFDIGTPEGVLRVRERLETEDAWRS
- a CDS encoding ABC transporter permease, yielding MTVLTIAGVQLRRLFRYKFNIFWVVIAPLLFVFMLGIMLNGGHTPKLGLVVTGDGPMTQRLTAALRTDGRFSVEQRDSTEQLRSDVEHGILHAGLVIPTGLDDQLRSGSPAQVTFVARPNDPFASDLAVWAQSVVNQQSALARAARVATAEGAATFPQNLDRAMTIDVAGVTVATSTAGKATFPTGLNPFALMAPSMLLMYIFLTSLTAALRMIEARRLGITRRMYATPTPVRAIVAGEALGRFAIALIQGLIVMVGSSLLFGVDWGSPVGAVALVVLFSMVGSGVAMLIGATLRGENQALAVSLALGLGLAALGGTMVPLEVLSPTRQLIARFTPHAWAYEGFAEIVRRGGGIADILPQLGALAGFAVVLFTLGAWQLRRSIVR
- a CDS encoding ABC transporter permease, with protein sequence MRAAFIIAGKDLRQHLRNTTMLLFALVLPLGLAFLFGSVLNDAGSGFHARFVVADEDHGPSATAFIDGTLVAVAKASTVDIQHVDTATEAARRVGSGKVDAAFVIPAGFSADTAAGRTATLRVIGGAGSEIASYMAREVAQAYAADVRSGQLAVAVTRAGGVEVGDPQQLAGRTQATQPELTLRTEVTAYRKELGTSTYYAAGSAVFFLFFVAMLSINGILLERGNATMTRLVVAPVPRPAILTGKLLSGVIIGLIAMTVLVATSTLLLGADWGDPLGVALLIVSLVLASTGLMALIASVAHSSEHGTNWMSGVTVLLGIFGGSFTPKAHLGPLAWLGYLTPHRWFLTGLSDLAGDGLRGAVVPVLVLLGVAAATFGLTLLRVGKVLSA